One window of the Flexivirga oryzae genome contains the following:
- a CDS encoding NADH-quinone oxidoreductase subunit D, with amino-acid sequence MTAGTDAYGATTHDVDDDDIPVLNASGGDWDDLVDEAAALGEERLVVNMGPQHPSTHGVLRLVLELDGETVTEARAGIGYLHTGIEKNMEFRTWTQGVTFCTRMDYVMPLFNEAAYCLSVEKLLGITDQIPARAQAIRVLMMELNRVTSHLVCLATGGMEMGATTVMTIGFRERERILRIFEAISGLRMNHAYIRPGGVAGDLPAGTIDQVRENIPLVRQGIRELEALLNENPVLKARMCDVGYLDLTGCMALGITGPVLRSTGLPHDLRKAEPYCGYEKYDFDVVTWDTCDAYGRYRVRIDEMYQSLRIVEQVLKELDENPGPVMVEDKKIAWPAQLAVGSDGQGNSLDHIREIMGESMESLIHHFKLVTEGFRVPPGQAYVGIESPKGEIGCHTVSDGGTRPYRAHFRDPSFNNLQAVAAMSEGGAVADIIVAVASIDPVMGGVDR; translated from the coding sequence GTGACTGCCGGAACCGACGCCTACGGCGCCACCACCCACGACGTCGACGACGACGACATCCCCGTCCTCAACGCCAGCGGCGGCGACTGGGACGACCTGGTCGACGAGGCCGCTGCGCTGGGCGAGGAGCGGCTCGTGGTCAACATGGGCCCGCAGCACCCGTCCACCCACGGTGTGCTCCGGCTCGTCCTGGAGCTCGACGGTGAGACGGTCACCGAGGCCCGCGCGGGCATCGGCTACCTGCACACCGGCATCGAGAAGAACATGGAGTTCCGCACCTGGACCCAGGGCGTGACCTTCTGCACCCGCATGGACTATGTCATGCCGCTGTTCAACGAGGCGGCCTACTGCCTGTCCGTGGAGAAGCTGCTCGGCATCACCGACCAGATCCCGGCGCGGGCGCAGGCGATCCGGGTACTGATGATGGAGCTCAACCGGGTCACCTCCCACCTGGTCTGCCTGGCGACCGGCGGCATGGAGATGGGCGCGACCACCGTGATGACCATCGGGTTCCGCGAGCGCGAGCGCATCCTGCGGATCTTCGAGGCGATCAGCGGGCTGCGGATGAACCACGCCTACATCCGTCCCGGCGGTGTCGCCGGTGACCTGCCCGCGGGCACCATCGACCAGGTGCGCGAGAACATCCCGCTGGTGCGCCAGGGCATCCGCGAGCTGGAGGCGCTGCTCAACGAGAACCCGGTGCTCAAGGCGCGCATGTGCGACGTCGGCTACCTCGACCTCACCGGCTGTATGGCGCTGGGCATCACCGGACCGGTGCTGCGCTCGACCGGCCTGCCGCACGATCTGCGCAAGGCCGAGCCGTACTGCGGGTACGAGAAGTACGACTTCGACGTGGTCACCTGGGACACCTGCGACGCCTACGGGCGTTACCGGGTGCGCATCGACGAGATGTACCAGTCGCTGCGCATCGTGGAGCAGGTCCTCAAGGAGCTGGACGAGAACCCCGGCCCGGTCATGGTCGAGGACAAGAAGATCGCCTGGCCGGCCCAGCTGGCCGTCGGCTCGGACGGTCAGGGCAACAGCCTGGACCACATCCGGGAGATCATGGGCGAGTCCATGGAGTCGCTGATCCACCACTTCAAGCTGGTGACCGAGGGCTTCCGGGTCCCGCCGGGACAGGCGTATGTCGGCATCGAGAGCCCCAAGGGCGAGATCGGCTGCCACACGGTGTCCGACGGCGGCACCCGGCCCTACCGGGCGCACTTCCGGGACCCGTCCTTCAACAACCTGCAGGCGGTCGCCGCGATGTCCGAGGGCGGCGCGGTCGCCGACATCATCGTGGCCGTCGCCTCGATCGACCCCGTCATGGGGGGAGTGGACCGATGA
- a CDS encoding NADH-quinone oxidoreductase subunit A, producing the protein MNYSYAPLLFFAAIGAAFAIFSVVGASALAGPKRYNRAKADAYECGIQPSPHAEGGGRVPIKYYLTAMLFIIFDIESVFLYPFAVSFDRMGLFALVEMVLFVVTVFIAYAFVWRRGGLEWD; encoded by the coding sequence ATGAACTACTCATACGCACCGCTGTTGTTCTTCGCGGCCATCGGTGCAGCCTTCGCGATCTTCTCGGTGGTCGGCGCCAGCGCGCTGGCCGGTCCGAAGCGTTACAACCGCGCCAAGGCGGACGCCTACGAGTGCGGCATCCAGCCGAGCCCGCACGCCGAGGGCGGCGGGCGGGTGCCGATCAAGTACTACCTGACGGCGATGCTGTTCATCATCTTCGACATCGAGTCGGTGTTCCTCTACCCGTTCGCGGTGTCGTTCGACCGGATGGGCCTGTTCGCCCTCGTCGAGATGGTGCTCTTCGTCGTGACCGTGTTCATCGCGTACGCCTTCGTATGGCGCCGCGGCGGACTTGAGTGGGATTGA
- a CDS encoding geranylgeranyl reductase family protein encodes MSLPGLTPAPDESADVIIVGAGPGGSATAAYLAKSGLDVLLLEKTHFPREKVCGDGLTPRAVRELITLGVPTPEHDGWIKNKGLRIIGGGMRLQLDWPDVASFPPYGLVRTRQDFDDILAKHAVKYGARLREGVNVSSPVKDERTGAIIGVQAKEMGENDRPTGRMLTYRAPLVIAADGNSSRLSLAMGRDKRDDRPMGVAVRAYYTSPRHDDDYLESWLELWSTDKNGKRVLLPGYGWIFGVGDGTSNVGLGILNTSSAFGKTDYKDVMRRWVATMPEEWTYNEETIRGPIRGAALPMGFNRQPHYADGLLLVGDAGGMVNPFNGEGIAYAMESGRLAAEVIAQAFGRSDDAGRERVLQSYPQVMKDALGGYFTVGRYFAQLIGHPEIMRFAVRFGLPRKTMMQLLLKIMANLGDEHGGKLDDRVMSLLSRVVPAA; translated from the coding sequence GTGAGCCTCCCTGGCCTTACGCCTGCCCCGGACGAGAGCGCCGACGTCATCATCGTCGGCGCCGGCCCTGGTGGATCAGCCACAGCCGCATACCTCGCCAAATCCGGTCTCGACGTCCTCCTGCTGGAGAAGACGCACTTCCCGCGCGAGAAGGTCTGCGGTGACGGACTCACCCCGCGCGCGGTCCGCGAGCTGATCACCCTCGGCGTCCCGACCCCCGAGCACGACGGCTGGATCAAGAACAAGGGGCTGCGCATCATCGGTGGTGGCATGCGCCTGCAGCTGGACTGGCCGGACGTGGCCAGCTTCCCGCCGTACGGCCTGGTCCGCACCCGCCAGGACTTCGACGACATCCTCGCCAAGCACGCCGTGAAGTACGGCGCCCGGCTGCGCGAGGGTGTCAACGTCAGCTCGCCCGTCAAGGACGAGCGCACCGGCGCGATCATCGGCGTGCAGGCCAAGGAGATGGGCGAGAACGACCGCCCGACCGGTCGGATGCTCACCTACCGGGCGCCGCTGGTCATCGCGGCCGACGGCAACTCCTCGCGCCTGTCGCTGGCGATGGGCCGCGACAAGCGGGACGATCGCCCGATGGGTGTTGCTGTCCGCGCCTACTACACCAGCCCCCGCCACGACGACGACTACCTCGAGTCGTGGCTGGAGCTGTGGTCGACCGACAAGAACGGCAAGCGGGTGCTGCTGCCCGGTTACGGCTGGATCTTCGGCGTCGGCGACGGCACCAGCAACGTCGGCCTCGGCATCCTCAACACCTCCAGCGCCTTCGGCAAGACCGACTACAAGGACGTCATGCGCCGCTGGGTGGCGACCATGCCGGAGGAGTGGACCTACAACGAGGAGACGATCCGCGGCCCGATCCGCGGCGCCGCGCTCCCGATGGGCTTCAACCGGCAGCCGCACTACGCCGACGGCCTGCTGCTGGTCGGTGACGCCGGCGGCATGGTCAACCCGTTCAACGGCGAGGGCATCGCCTACGCCATGGAGTCGGGCCGGCTGGCCGCCGAGGTCATCGCGCAGGCCTTCGGCCGCTCCGACGACGCCGGTCGCGAACGCGTCCTGCAGTCCTACCCGCAGGTGATGAAGGACGCGCTCGGCGGCTACTTCACCGTGGGCCGCTACTTCGCGCAGCTGATCGGCCACCCGGAAATCATGCGATTTGCCGTGCGTTTCGGCCTACCACGCAAGACGATGATGCAACTCTTGTTGAAGATCATGGCCAACCTCGGTGACGAACACGGTGGCAAGCTCGACGATCGCGTGATGTCGTTGTTGTCACGGGTGGTGCCCGCAGCATGA
- the nuoE gene encoding NADH-quinone oxidoreductase subunit NuoE, with protein MTEMNQVHAEDRAHASNAILHPQAPLHATAEPYTAEQLEQLNKDIDEIIARYPQKRSALLPMLHLIQSVDGYVTGRGVRLCAERLELTDAEVSGVATFYTQYKRHPNGDYTIGVCTNTLCAVMGGDLIFDALSEHLGIGHDETTEDGAITLERVECNAACDYAPVVMANWEFFDKQTPESAVAMADDLRAGKDVAPTRGAAKVCKFKHIERVLAGFPDGRADEGVGAGEQSLEGLRLAHQNDWRAPGDEGGPLSEEAHQNVATTDETGGPLPGHPHSSAEKQED; from the coding sequence ATGACTGAGATGAACCAGGTACACGCCGAGGACCGGGCGCACGCGTCCAACGCGATCCTGCACCCGCAGGCGCCGCTGCACGCGACCGCGGAGCCCTACACGGCCGAGCAGCTGGAGCAGCTGAACAAGGACATCGACGAGATCATCGCGCGCTACCCGCAGAAGCGTTCCGCGCTGCTGCCGATGCTGCACCTGATCCAGAGCGTCGACGGCTACGTCACCGGCCGTGGTGTGCGGCTGTGCGCCGAGCGGCTCGAGCTGACCGACGCCGAGGTCAGCGGGGTGGCGACGTTCTACACGCAGTACAAGCGCCACCCGAACGGTGACTACACGATCGGTGTCTGCACCAACACGCTGTGCGCGGTCATGGGCGGCGACCTGATCTTCGACGCACTCTCCGAGCACCTGGGCATCGGCCACGACGAGACCACCGAGGACGGCGCGATCACCCTCGAGCGGGTCGAGTGCAACGCGGCCTGCGACTACGCGCCGGTCGTGATGGCCAACTGGGAGTTCTTCGACAAGCAGACCCCCGAGTCGGCGGTGGCGATGGCGGACGACCTGCGCGCCGGCAAGGACGTCGCGCCGACGCGCGGCGCCGCGAAGGTGTGCAAGTTCAAGCACATCGAACGCGTGCTGGCCGGTTTCCCGGACGGTCGCGCGGACGAGGGTGTCGGTGCCGGCGAGCAGTCCCTGGAGGGCCTGCGGCTGGCCCACCAGAACGACTGGCGTGCGCCGGGCGACGAAGGCGGACCGCTCTCCGAGGAGGCCCACCAGAACGTCGCGACCACCGACGAGACCGGCGGACCGCTGCCCGGCCACCCGCACAGTTCGGCTGAGAAGCAGGAGGACTGA
- a CDS encoding NADH-quinone oxidoreductase subunit C, producing the protein MSDQDKSAEPTTTDAATPGELAEVRAPGEPVKIADRRGMFGSSLGNDTSGYGGLDRPVLFPGAATKPYGSYFDELTGNLQVSLRQRGGDIESAVERVVVDRGELTLFVAREHLPLVAQVLRDEPALRFEQCLSVSGVHYPQETGRELHAVYHFFSITNGSKRVRVEVTAPDDDPHIPSIVETYPGADWHERETWDMFGIVFDGHPALTRILMPDDWPGHPQRKDYPLGGIPVEYKGATVPPPSDRRSYK; encoded by the coding sequence GTGAGTGACCAGGACAAGTCCGCCGAGCCGACGACGACCGACGCCGCGACGCCGGGTGAGCTCGCCGAGGTCCGCGCCCCGGGCGAGCCGGTGAAGATCGCCGACCGCAGGGGCATGTTCGGCTCCTCCCTCGGCAACGACACCAGCGGGTATGGCGGGCTCGACCGGCCCGTGCTGTTCCCGGGCGCCGCGACCAAGCCGTACGGCAGCTACTTCGACGAGCTGACGGGCAACCTGCAGGTGTCGCTGCGCCAGCGCGGCGGCGACATCGAGTCCGCGGTCGAGCGGGTCGTGGTGGACCGCGGCGAGCTGACGCTGTTCGTGGCCCGTGAGCACCTGCCACTGGTCGCGCAGGTGTTGCGCGACGAGCCGGCGCTGCGTTTCGAGCAGTGCCTGAGCGTCAGCGGGGTGCACTACCCGCAGGAGACCGGGCGGGAGCTGCACGCCGTCTACCACTTCTTCTCGATCACCAACGGCAGCAAGCGGGTCCGCGTCGAGGTCACCGCGCCGGACGACGACCCGCACATCCCGTCGATCGTGGAGACCTACCCCGGTGCCGACTGGCACGAGCGGGAGACCTGGGACATGTTCGGGATCGTCTTCGACGGGCACCCCGCGCTGACCCGCATCCTGATGCCGGACGACTGGCCCGGCCACCCCCAGCGCAAGGACTACCCGCTGGGCGGCATACCCGTGGAGTACAAGGGAGCCACGGTGCCCCCGCCCAGTGATCGGAGGTCGTACAAGTGA
- a CDS encoding DUF1330 domain-containing protein — MAAKGYWIARVTVHDPDGYAKYAAAANPAYAAFGGVPLVRGGRFEVSEGESRPRNVVIEFPTYQAAVDCYNSDAYQAARAIRVQAAESELVVVEGQDPQPSA; from the coding sequence ATGGCCGCCAAGGGATACTGGATCGCCCGCGTCACCGTCCACGATCCGGACGGCTACGCGAAGTATGCGGCCGCGGCGAACCCCGCGTATGCCGCATTCGGTGGGGTGCCGCTCGTCCGGGGCGGCCGTTTCGAGGTCTCCGAGGGCGAGTCGCGCCCACGCAACGTGGTGATCGAGTTCCCGACCTATCAGGCTGCGGTGGATTGCTACAACTCCGACGCGTACCAGGCCGCACGGGCCATCCGTGTGCAGGCGGCCGAGAGCGAACTCGTCGTGGTCGAGGGTCAGGATCCGCAGCCGAGCGCCTGA
- the nuoF gene encoding NADH-quinone oxidoreductase subunit NuoF, whose protein sequence is MATTLTPVLTKHWDDPRSWTLETYRRDGGYQALDKALGTDPAALIDEVKNSGLRGRGGAGFPTGMKWSFLPKPDGGPRYLVVNADESEPGTCKDIPLMMATPHLLVEGVAITSYAIGCHHAFIYLRGEVVHVYRRLMNAVQEAYDAGLLGKDIHGSGFDLDVTVHAGAGAYECGEETALLDSLEGRRGQPRLKPPFPAVEGLYARPTVVNNVESIASVPSIISGGADWFAGMGTEKSKGFGIFSLSGHVTRPGQYEAPLGITLRELLDMAGGIREGHELKFWTPGGSSTPIFTAEHLDVPLDFDSVAAAGSMLGTRALQIFDETTSVVHAVARWADFYAHESCGKCTPCREGTYWMKQIMTRLEHGKGTQEDIETLLDVCDNILGRSFCALGDASTSPITSGIQHFREEFELGTHTPWWEAFPPENSALFPVTQKEAASV, encoded by the coding sequence ATGGCGACAACGCTGACCCCGGTGCTGACCAAGCACTGGGACGACCCGCGCAGCTGGACGCTGGAGACCTACCGGCGCGACGGCGGCTACCAGGCACTCGACAAGGCACTCGGCACCGATCCCGCGGCACTGATCGACGAGGTCAAGAACTCCGGTCTGCGCGGTCGCGGCGGCGCCGGCTTCCCGACCGGCATGAAGTGGTCCTTCCTGCCCAAGCCGGACGGCGGCCCGCGCTACCTGGTGGTCAACGCCGACGAGTCCGAGCCGGGCACGTGCAAGGACATCCCGTTGATGATGGCGACCCCGCACCTGCTGGTGGAGGGTGTCGCGATCACGTCCTACGCGATCGGCTGCCACCACGCCTTCATCTACCTGCGCGGCGAGGTCGTGCACGTCTACCGCCGGCTGATGAACGCCGTGCAGGAGGCGTATGACGCCGGCCTGCTCGGCAAGGACATCCACGGCAGCGGCTTCGACCTGGACGTGACCGTGCACGCCGGCGCCGGCGCGTACGAGTGCGGTGAGGAGACCGCGCTGCTGGACTCCCTGGAGGGACGCCGCGGGCAACCCCGGCTCAAGCCGCCGTTCCCCGCCGTCGAGGGCCTCTACGCCCGGCCCACCGTGGTGAACAACGTCGAGTCGATCGCCTCGGTTCCCAGCATCATCTCCGGCGGCGCCGACTGGTTCGCCGGGATGGGCACCGAGAAGTCCAAGGGCTTCGGCATCTTCAGCCTGTCCGGTCACGTGACCCGGCCGGGCCAGTACGAAGCGCCGCTGGGCATCACGTTGCGTGAACTGCTGGACATGGCGGGCGGCATACGCGAGGGCCACGAGCTGAAGTTCTGGACCCCCGGTGGCTCGTCCACCCCGATCTTCACCGCCGAGCACCTCGACGTGCCGCTCGACTTCGACTCGGTCGCGGCGGCCGGCTCGATGCTCGGCACCCGGGCGCTGCAGATCTTCGACGAGACGACGTCGGTCGTGCACGCGGTCGCGCGCTGGGCGGACTTCTACGCGCACGAGTCGTGCGGCAAGTGCACCCCGTGCCGCGAGGGCACGTACTGGATGAAGCAGATCATGACCCGCCTGGAGCACGGCAAGGGCACCCAGGAGGACATCGAGACCCTGCTCGACGTCTGCGACAACATCCTGGGTCGGTCGTTCTGCGCGCTCGGTGACGCGTCGACGTCGCCGATCACCTCCGGCATCCAGCACTTCCGTGAGGAGTTCGAGCTCGGCACGCACACCCCGTGGTGGGAGGCGTTCCCGCCGGAGAACTCCGCACTCTTCCCGGTTACCCAGAAGGAGGCCGCGTCCGTATGA
- a CDS encoding demethylmenaquinone methyltransferase gives MNRASLDKQPRDVASMFDQVAARYDLTNDVMAMGQNRRWRKVVVESLAVRPGDVVLDIAAGTGTSSLPFERLGAHVVPADFSLGMLRKGKEMRPGMAFTAADAMQLPFADNSFDAVTMSFGFRNVQSTEEALREFRRVTRPGGKLLICEFSTPTNPGFRKVYSEYLMSALPRVARRVGSNADSYVYLAESIQAWPDQAGIAAQLQDAGWAHVEWRNLTGGIVALHRATKPTKL, from the coding sequence ATGAATCGAGCCAGCCTGGACAAACAGCCCCGTGACGTCGCCTCGATGTTCGACCAGGTAGCGGCTCGCTACGACCTGACCAACGACGTGATGGCGATGGGCCAGAACCGCCGGTGGCGCAAGGTGGTCGTCGAATCGCTCGCGGTCCGCCCCGGTGACGTGGTCCTCGACATTGCCGCGGGAACCGGCACCAGCAGCCTGCCGTTCGAGCGCCTCGGCGCACACGTGGTGCCGGCCGACTTCTCGCTCGGCATGCTGCGCAAGGGGAAGGAGATGCGGCCGGGTATGGCGTTCACCGCCGCCGACGCGATGCAACTGCCGTTCGCCGACAACTCCTTCGACGCGGTGACGATGTCGTTCGGCTTCCGCAACGTGCAGTCGACCGAGGAGGCGCTGCGCGAGTTCCGCCGGGTCACCCGGCCCGGCGGCAAGCTGCTCATCTGCGAGTTCTCGACGCCGACCAACCCGGGCTTCCGCAAGGTCTACAGCGAGTACCTGATGAGCGCGCTGCCGCGCGTCGCCCGCCGCGTCGGGTCGAACGCCGACTCCTACGTCTACCTGGCCGAGTCGATCCAGGCCTGGCCGGACCAGGCCGGGATCGCCGCCCAGCTGCAGGACGCCGGCTGGGCGCACGTCGAATGGCGCAACCTGACCGGCGGCATCGTCGCGCTGCACCGCGCGACCAAACCGACCAAGCTCTGA
- a CDS encoding isochorismate synthase, translating into MPLPQSDPALVVRSTRIQDPGDLVSLIPDDAEAPVSWLRDGDGFVGWGTAAAIQTHGTARFDDAERWWSGVVRDAVVRSEVDLPGAGLIAVGSFAFAAASPAGGVLHVPETVVGRHHDVCWLTTVGTAAHLPTTPALAAGSGADAPVIADVRDGALSDNQWTEAVGAAVERIQSGALDKVVMARDVVVTSSTDIDPRHILRNLSGAYPNTWTYSVDGLIGATPEMLVRRQKGLVTSRVLAGTIRRTGDDEHDLALAASLARSSKDLEEHEYAVRSVADALSPHCSSMNVPESPFVLHLPNVMHLATDVAGVLHEDVSSLTLAASLHPSAAVCGTPTLAARDLIAELEQMDRGRYAGPVGWLDATGDGEWGIALRCGALESPSQIRLFAGCGIVAGSEPAAELSESDAKLVPMRQALGCGS; encoded by the coding sequence CTGCCGCTACCTCAATCGGACCCGGCCCTCGTGGTGCGCTCCACGCGCATCCAGGATCCCGGCGACCTCGTCTCGCTGATCCCGGACGACGCCGAAGCCCCCGTCAGCTGGCTGCGCGACGGCGACGGGTTCGTGGGATGGGGCACGGCCGCCGCCATACAGACCCACGGCACGGCACGCTTCGACGACGCCGAGCGGTGGTGGAGCGGGGTCGTGCGCGACGCCGTCGTCCGCTCCGAGGTCGACCTGCCCGGTGCGGGGCTGATCGCGGTCGGTTCGTTCGCCTTCGCCGCCGCGTCCCCCGCCGGTGGTGTGCTGCACGTGCCCGAGACCGTCGTCGGACGGCACCACGACGTCTGCTGGCTCACGACGGTCGGCACCGCCGCACACCTGCCCACAACCCCGGCGCTCGCCGCCGGGTCGGGCGCGGACGCGCCGGTCATCGCCGACGTCCGGGACGGGGCACTCAGCGACAACCAGTGGACCGAGGCCGTCGGCGCGGCCGTCGAGCGCATCCAGTCCGGTGCACTGGACAAGGTCGTGATGGCACGTGACGTCGTGGTGACCTCGAGCACCGACATCGACCCGCGGCACATCCTGCGCAACCTGTCGGGCGCCTACCCGAACACCTGGACCTACAGCGTCGACGGGCTGATCGGCGCCACTCCGGAGATGCTGGTGCGCCGGCAGAAGGGTCTGGTGACCTCGCGGGTGCTGGCCGGGACGATCCGCCGGACCGGCGACGACGAGCACGACCTGGCGCTCGCGGCATCGCTGGCCCGGTCCAGCAAGGACCTCGAGGAGCACGAGTACGCCGTGCGTTCGGTCGCCGACGCGCTCTCCCCGCACTGCTCGTCGATGAACGTCCCCGAGTCGCCGTTCGTGCTGCACCTGCCCAACGTCATGCACCTGGCGACCGACGTGGCGGGTGTGCTGCACGAGGACGTGTCGTCGCTGACGCTCGCCGCGTCGCTGCATCCTTCAGCCGCCGTCTGCGGCACGCCGACGCTGGCCGCACGTGATCTGATCGCCGAGCTGGAGCAGATGGACCGCGGCCGGTATGCCGGGCCGGTCGGCTGGCTGGACGCGACGGGTGACGGCGAATGGGGCATCGCCCTCCGCTGCGGAGCCCTCGAATCACCTTCGCAGATACGGCTTTTCGCCGGTTGCGGCATCGTCGCGGGCTCGGAACCGGCGGCGGAGCTCAGCGAGTCCGACGCCAAGCTGGTGCCGATGCGTCAGGCGCTCGGCTGCGGATCCTGA
- a CDS encoding NuoB/complex I 20 kDa subunit family protein has protein sequence MGIEEKLPAGFLLSTVEQVAGYMRKSSVWPATFGLACCAIEMMAVGTPDYDIARFGMERFSATPRQADLMIVAGRVSQKMAPVVRQVYDQMPEPKWVISMGVCASSGGMFNNYAIVQGVDHVIPVDIYLPGCPPRPEMLLNAILELHKQIQNTKLGVNRVEAARAAERAAMEAVPTHQMKGLLA, from the coding sequence ATGGGAATCGAAGAGAAACTTCCGGCGGGCTTCCTGCTGAGCACGGTCGAGCAGGTCGCCGGCTACATGCGCAAGAGCTCGGTCTGGCCGGCGACGTTCGGTCTGGCGTGCTGCGCGATCGAGATGATGGCCGTCGGCACGCCCGACTACGACATCGCCCGGTTCGGCATGGAGCGCTTCAGCGCGACACCCCGCCAGGCCGACCTGATGATCGTCGCCGGCCGGGTCAGCCAGAAGATGGCCCCCGTCGTGCGACAGGTCTACGACCAGATGCCCGAGCCGAAGTGGGTCATCTCGATGGGCGTGTGCGCCAGCTCCGGCGGCATGTTCAACAACTACGCGATCGTCCAGGGCGTCGATCACGTCATACCCGTCGACATCTACCTGCCGGGCTGTCCGCCGCGGCCGGAGATGCTGCTGAACGCGATCCTCGAGCTGCACAAGCAGATCCAGAACACCAAGCTCGGGGTCAACCGGGTCGAGGCTGCCCGCGCCGCCGAGCGTGCGGCGATGGAAGCAGTGCCGACGCACCAGATGAAGGGGCTGTTGGCGTGA
- a CDS encoding YegS/Rv2252/BmrU family lipid kinase, with amino-acid sequence MSAFHVIANPLSGGGRAVQVAREVAADLGDAGATVRITFSPGIEAADGLVKDTAAAGETCVVVGGDGMVSTMAGPLHEHDLPAAIIPSGRGNDFARQLGIPENIHDAARLAVGGVETRVDAIQVGDRVVVGSVYAGVDSRVSQLVNSSSGRLPSAAQYQLASVRGLLQFAPRDYRVEVDDEVFEYRGFTAIAANSGFYGKGMHIAPDADVHDGLFDVVMVGAGNRLKFIRALPQLYRGTHLANPEVTVARGAAVRIVAGGVEAYADGEPLGPTPVTARVLPGALRILLNG; translated from the coding sequence GTGAGTGCTTTCCATGTCATCGCCAATCCGCTGTCCGGCGGCGGTCGTGCGGTCCAGGTCGCCCGCGAGGTGGCCGCCGACCTGGGTGACGCCGGTGCCACGGTGCGGATCACCTTCTCGCCGGGTATCGAAGCGGCCGACGGCCTGGTCAAGGACACCGCCGCGGCAGGGGAGACGTGTGTCGTGGTCGGCGGAGACGGCATGGTCAGCACCATGGCCGGGCCGCTGCACGAGCACGACCTTCCCGCGGCGATCATTCCCAGCGGCCGTGGCAACGACTTCGCGCGCCAGCTCGGCATACCCGAAAACATCCATGACGCAGCGCGTTTGGCGGTTGGTGGGGTCGAGACACGGGTGGACGCCATCCAGGTCGGGGACCGGGTGGTGGTCGGCAGCGTGTACGCCGGGGTCGACTCGCGCGTGTCCCAACTCGTCAACTCCAGTTCGGGTCGCCTGCCGTCAGCGGCGCAGTACCAACTGGCGTCGGTCCGCGGCCTGCTGCAGTTCGCGCCGCGGGACTACCGCGTCGAGGTCGACGACGAGGTGTTCGAGTACCGGGGTTTCACTGCCATCGCGGCAAATTCGGGCTTCTACGGCAAGGGGATGCACATCGCGCCCGATGCCGACGTGCACGACGGGTTGTTCGACGTCGTCATGGTCGGTGCAGGGAACCGGCTGAAGTTCATCCGCGCGCTCCCGCAGCTGTACCGCGGGACGCACCTGGCGAACCCCGAGGTCACCGTCGCGCGCGGCGCCGCCGTGCGCATCGTGGCGGGCGGTGTGGAGGCGTATGCCGACGGGGAGCCGCTGGGCCCGACCCCGGTGACCGCCCGGGTGCTGCCCGGTGCGCTGCGCATCCTGTTGAATGGCTGA